The Aedes aegypti strain LVP_AGWG chromosome 1, AaegL5.0 Primary Assembly, whole genome shotgun sequence sequence GTTGCGAaacattacgatattaatatgtctacttcggacagccgataaaaaggaagacgttgattgaaaaaatTCCAATATGAgcgaacgcacggaaatctcgaGGAATGTCTATGTAGAGCtagtttaaaatataaaaatggggtataggtctttCCACATAacaaaagattctaaatactttaaattaaaagattccgtttgatttctcccgaaaagttatccgactttcttaaaaacaaataacgagcggtggaaattctacagagcagcaGTGTAATTGCTGTACCATAGTGTGAGAattaacattggaaatgttgcagttataatgttgtcgaatcatttcagcaaacataactgaacagaagaaaattcaagtaacaagaataaaatgtTCTTTGTTAGCATGTTACTTATGtcattgttcattgggacgccttaacaaatgttgaaGTTAATATAAATCGTAAATATAACTGTTAGATTTCGAATTTAtagttcaaaacgataaacttttcactttttctgtagtttttttcttaaattttacaGAATAATCAATTTCAGCCTACTGCTTGTATTTGGTAAGAGTCAAGCAAAAatatatacacgacctcatttgtttcaatttaaagtctctagaatctcaactatgcgcattccattacccacttgtcCCAAGGTACCTTATTAAGGTTTATTTCAATTCACGTCTCAGTACTTCAGAGCTTATTTACTCATTTTAAAGTGGTTCATGTCTGATTCATtccatattcaagtgtttcaggcaggcccggatttgggggggtgccaaggaagcaaatgccccgggccccccgatgaAAGGGGCCCCCCGATGAAGGGGGCCCTCCGAGGAACcaaaattaagaacaaaaaacattttgaaatgccaTACAATATTTTCTCTTTAGACATTTGGGCATATAATTCTAACGTTCTTGCTAAAGTCATTTATTCTAAAGTCAACTTTCCAATACTAAAGTTATTTAGTTTTTCTTTGTCTAATCCCACAGTATGGTAtggtcaatagggtcctaaagccctgtcccgattttagtgtcaaacgcttaagtttaagccaaaaacacatgtttactcaattttctaatgttttccgttggttcaagtcgaaaaaacatttttttagattttgtcacaccccttggtttagggccctattttataagtcgagtcgatcaaaatgactcgactggagtcaatgtcgaccaaaaaatttgctcgacacggctctgtcactcgagtttttcgactattgtcactctatgtgactggcttactatgggagtcgacgggtgacatctgaaatacgcatgcttactttgatcgacagtgatttcagacgagtcacatgaatctactcgatttacaaaatagaccccttaaactcaaattttgtattttgttttccgtgtcccttccgaaatgtcagataggaacaaccccagtgttgaaactaaaacccctgtggtgtttttgtcgactaagcgaacgtcaaacatgatctcaagtgtcaaggttcatttatgaacccaatttttaaattaaagtttaaatatgatatagccgttatttgagcgggaaaaaatgctaaagtagttgaagtaacatgctctttcgggttgttaaataaaaacaagattttattaaaaattttaggacccaattgttatccttcaatatattacaaaaaaaaatcatgaatattaagccaaaatttaatttttctgtAGTtagtattcaaaaaatatttgaatttaaaatgcGCTTAACGTTGTTGCAGGATCTTACAAATACGGCTAAACCTGTGAAGAACTACTCTCAATACAAAGAGTTTATCTGGTTCCAATCagaactttaaaatttaaacatatttgcaattctaacaaaaaccaaagggaaatttttttgtgacgtggtagtcattatttataaatatttttctattttatatTCCGTAGTTGACgaagttttctttgaattcagtaaaggCTTAGAGTAAAATTTAAGTATAATTAATAGAATATACAGTATTGCCAACAATGAAGCAAATGACATCGgtcttttcatacaaaaatggtctAGTTTGAGGAACTGTACAACAGCTTCTAACGAACCGattgattgaaattgaactacaTCTCATAAATAACTTGGAATTCGATTCATAGGAAATTTAGCATTatcttttcaagattttgtaagcttttaaaaaaaatattttgagaaaaatagcATTTAGCAAAAGACATGTtttctgttttcaaaatatgtaactaataaaatttttacatttttgtcaaaatgggTGGAGTTTAAGAACTTAGACACTTTTGTacaaaatttgatgatttatttacaattctaatttgaagtttttttcaacatgtagtTCAAATTTCAGGCCAGTCAGCTTCgtgtattttatttttgctAGTACTGTAAATGCTTTATTTTTCAGAGAATGCGGTAACTTAAAAAAACCTGGAAACTTGTATTAAATAGAATCAAAAGGAGCTTTGGAGAAAACCACTTTGAAGACTTTCAGCAATTCTTCACTTTATACAAATTATAtagaagccaaaaaaaaaacgagccaATCTCCTACGAAtgattatatttttctctttggaCGCAAAAATCACCTTAAAACATTTTGGAAAGCTTAAAAACAAGTGATTTTTTCAATGTATATAGCTCACAACCGACAATGTCACTTTAACTATTTTGATGGCCCCTCATGCGTTTGGACCGACTATctcgttcaaaactcaaattcaaattagtttgtggaatcccaaaacgtgctgaattttgtatgacccgggccccccgaagccaAAATCCGGCACTGGTTTCAGGTATGATTCACTTAATGTTTAACTAATGCTCAATTTTgcgtgctcactagcgccacctagcggcaaaatcgcgaaccaaactatttgctttccggatgttcttgatcccctgaacaactttgctgaagatcgcttctttgcaagtcgtactACCAGCACTGGATACATAGAGGTAAGACCACGAAATTGACGATTTTCCCCATGCATTTATCagtttttttatacaaactttgaactgTTTGCGAAGACACTTCCGTGTGTCTTATTTGACATTTTCAGGACCTTAAACTATCATTTAAAGGTGCATGgttcaaaataaatatcatGCATTATTGAGCCAGTAGTAATGACCAGCAGAATACTCACTCATGTTCGGTCAGCAGCAGCATGGTCCGCAGCGCCGCCGTCATCACGCCGGCTCCGACCTCCTCGCTGGAGATGTTCTCCACAATGGTGGCGCAGCAGCTTTCGATGATCTCCTTGGGCGGCAGAGAGCACGCCAGCTGCATCATCGGCGCAATGTTCCCGAACATCATGGCGAACTCCGAATCGAGCAGGTTCTGGAACACCATGTAGATGTTCTCCTGGGTTTGCTGGTGGGCGGGGGTTTGGCCCGGGTTGAGAAGGATGCTGGTCATCAGTTCCATGATGCGACCGGAGAGGATCGATAAGACGGATACCTTGACGGAGGCGTGGCACACGAGACTGCCCAGGAAGCTGAAGAGGCGAGCGTGCGAAGTGCTGGCCAGGTTTCCTGGGAGAAGCGGTTCCTGCACGATCAGATCGGTGATAGCTTTGGAGATGAGCAGGGTCATGTTCGGGGCCAGATCGGAGAGTTGCAGACAAACTCGACTGAAGATGACCAGGAGGGGCGTGTAGCTGGAGGGACAGATCGTCTGAATCATTTCGGTTATGGAGGGGCTTTGCGGGTGGAGATGGGCCGACCACAGTTGGCGTTCGTTGACCAGTTTGTTGATTTCGACGGGGGTCAACTCCTGGCGGCATTGAATGGGGAGGGGGAGAGGGAGAAGTTCGGAGAATACGAGCAGTCCTGGAATGAAGTAGTTGGGGCCGAACAGTATGAACTTGATCAGTTCGCCGACCATTTGGGTCCAGAGGCTCTTGTGGATGTTGTTGGTGTCTAGGCCGTCCATGGGGGTCGGTTGGGTGAAGGCCAGGAGTATCTTGATGATGTCCTTCTGGATCTCCCGGGCGTCGTTGATGGCGGTGGCGGTTGGGGGAACGCTTTGCATGAGGGCGTAGGTGCGGAGAAGCGGTTCGATGACGGTAAGGTCTTTGAACTCGGTGTTGCGACATTCGATCAAGTAGGTCATAAGTTTCCGGAGGACTTGGATCAGAGGCGTGAGGATCTGGGTGAGGAGAATACCTTGCATGCTGGCCAGGCTTGAGGCGTGGATTGCCGGTTGGTCGAAATAGGTGTTGAGCTTCTCAAGAATGGAGATCAGTAGAGTCTTGCCATCGGCCGAGTAGAACTGTAAGATCGTGTACTTGTACTTGAGTTCTATGTGGCTGGGCTGGCCTTGGCCGTCGAATTCCGGGATGCCGAAGTAACGCAGCAATCGCAGCGCCATGATCAGATCTCCGGGGAAGGTCGTTATGAACTCCAAGCTACGCGTCATCAGCTCTACCAGCGGATTGATGTCCTCGTTGGTGAACAACTCGTGAATCTCCAAAGGCTTCAAGTAGACGGCCATCTCCTGGAGCATCGCGCTCACCGAGGACTCAAACTGCTCGTGCTGTTTTACCAGGTTTAGCAGAGTTTCGCCGTGCTTCACCAGATATCCGACGTTCGGACAGTGCCGGACGACGCAATCGACCAAATCTACGCTGTAGCTCAAGATCGGGGACTTGTGCTTGACCCCGGGCGATCCGTCTTTCATCAGGGCACGCTTTTCGCTTTCGATCAGATCCAGGAACAGCTTCAGATTGCCGTCCATGGACAGGACCTCGACGACGTAGCGCTTGCCGAAGCTGTTCGCCAGATAGAACAGCCCCTGCAGATGTTCGACCAGCTTGTCCAGGTCGTCCTTGGTGTGGCCGATGGCGTCCAGATAGAAGACCGTTTGTAGCTTGTAAGACATTTCGAGTCCGAGCAGCTGGCCGCGGGTCAGCTCGTGCAGGAGGTCCTCCGGGTGGGATTCGTCGGGGGTTGGACAGTGCTGGAATAGGATCTTGAGCAGAACGTTCACGGAATCGATGTGATCGGCTAGGTAGTGGAGTTTTTGGTGATTTTTTAGCAGCGCCGAAAGGAGATCGTACACGGCTCCTATGAGGGACGAGAAGGGAAGTTTCATCTCCAGCAGCAGAATGATCGTCTCCAGCAGTTTGTGCACGTTGAAGTACGCCACGAAGCTACGATTGCCGGCTAGAGCCGACTTGATGTCCTTGTGGATTTCGAACTTGGCGGACACCGGAAGGAAGCGTTTCGGCTGGCTGTATGCGATTGCGTCCCAGGTGAGGGCCTTGGAGAGTTCGGCAAAGCAGTTCTCCAGGATGGAGACCATCGCTGGATCGGGTTTGAAGTTTGGCTCGCTGCGGATGGCGTACATGTCCGAGATGGTGCTGCGAATCAGATCAAGGTTTTCGTACATATTGATCTTCTTGAGTAGCGCTTTTAAGGCGAAACTGATTCGCGTTGATGGGTTCTCCTGTATCAGTTGCAGAAGAATCTGGTAGCCGTTGTACGCCGGGCTAAGGAAGTAATCCAATCCACGCTTCGTGTCCAGACAGGCGTAGATCGACCGGATGATCATCAACTTGATGGATAGGGCCATGTAGCTCTGCGAGTACAAACCGAGCAGTTTATCGAAGATGTTGAAGTCTTTCTGGTCGAGAATAACCTGGATGAAAGCTTCCGTCGATCCAAGGAATTCGGTCAGCCTTATTCCAGCCTTCATGTGGCGCAGTTTGGAAGCCGGCTGCGGCTGTGTCATCGCTCGATCCCAATCGAGCCCCAGTTTGATGCAATTCATCAAAATCTCAACTCCTTCGCTCTTGCCGTCTATCCATCCGTTGACCGACTTCTCGAATTTGTCTTTCCACTCATCGTGGGCGAAGATCTGATTCAAAAGCTGCACGCATTGCTCGGTGTAATCAACGAACCCTTCCTTGAAATCCGCCGACTCCCCGCCGAAATCGATCGTCGCCTTTGCTCCGTACTTCGTATTCTTCAGGAGATTCTCCAAATGCTTCACTACAGCCGGGATAGCATCCGCGCCCTCATCCGGCGTGTACTTTTGAAGTACGGCTACGAAAGGATTGAACGCCTTGTAATACTCATCTGTCGGCTCGTAATCCATATCGAAATCGTAATCCTCCGTGATTTCCTCATCGCTGAGAATCGGTTCGAACTGTTCCGTAGCCGAGAGGGCATCCTCTTCTGGGATCAGAGCCGGCGAAGCTACCGGAGTGGCCGATGCCGATGCAGGACTTCCCGTTGCTCCTCCAGCAGCTGCCTTAATCCGTCCTTCTACCGTTCTCTTCTCATACT is a genomic window containing:
- the LOC5572544 gene encoding protein virilizer, whose product is MDEETPELLFFDTFSHDTYEKLNLDLVQFPKPVYITEVRIIPLGARVQADFPGGVRLGATNPSQFKIALFVNDLGKPGAPTFECLGDFEYNQNNCIHLECGKPDDGSRRIPTDGLVLKGFYTTITLAVYGILTANIAEPIVSPRETTPLPPQEAPVEIVVSDVMTGGIAEPGGVGPEWPEEPPTVTVVPAEVFVQKEYPEADGEDIPKDPRPYARRVAAAVVVASPAEPSSPKMMECDVVDKRGKRVSRSTERQMHYETGVRSRGRSHEYSRSPSLCKEYGGVGVGPKREWSRSPDYGNRSRRIRSSSYDRVRRGSSYDLEKDDRRRPRSPIDSPRRPRSPDPMDSSNDYEEEDFRHGAPGGGHGAKYEKRTVEGRIKAAAGGATGSPASASATPVASPALIPEEDALSATEQFEPILSDEEITEDYDFDMDYEPTDEYYKAFNPFVAVLQKYTPDEGADAIPAVVKHLENLLKNTKYGAKATIDFGGESADFKEGFVDYTEQCVQLLNQIFAHDEWKDKFEKSVNGWIDGKSEGVEILMNCIKLGLDWDRAMTQPQPASKLRHMKAGIRLTEFLGSTEAFIQVILDQKDFNIFDKLLGLYSQSYMALSIKLMIIRSIYACLDTKRGLDYFLSPAYNGYQILLQLIQENPSTRISFALKALLKKINMYENLDLIRSTISDMYAIRSEPNFKPDPAMVSILENCFAELSKALTWDAIAYSQPKRFLPVSAKFEIHKDIKSALAGNRSFVAYFNVHKLLETIILLLEMKLPFSSLIGAVYDLLSALLKNHQKLHYLADHIDSVNVLLKILFQHCPTPDESHPEDLLHELTRGQLLGLEMSYKLQTVFYLDAIGHTKDDLDKLVEHLQGLFYLANSFGKRYVVEVLSMDGNLKLFLDLIESEKRALMKDGSPGVKHKSPILSYSVDLVDCVVRHCPNVGYLVKHGETLLNLVKQHEQFESSVSAMLQEMAVYLKPLEIHELFTNEDINPLVELMTRSLEFITTFPGDLIMALRLLRYFGIPEFDGQGQPSHIELKYKYTILQFYSADGKTLLISILEKLNTYFDQPAIHASSLASMQGILLTQILTPLIQVLRKLMTYLIECRNTEFKDLTVIEPLLRTYALMQSVPPTATAINDAREIQKDIIKILLAFTQPTPMDGLDTNNIHKSLWTQMVGELIKFILFGPNYFIPGLLVFSELLPLPLPIQCRQELTPVEINKLVNERQLWSAHLHPQSPSITEMIQTICPSSYTPLLVIFSRVCLQLSDLAPNMTLLISKAITDLIVQEPLLPGNLASTSHARLFSFLGSLVCHASVKVSVLSILSGRIMELMTSILLNPGQTPAHQQTQENIYMVFQNLLDSEFAMMFGNIAPMMQLACSLPPKEIIESCCATIVENISSEEVGAGVMTAALRTMLLLTEHDITFTTLIAAIEKRKDPIMAIVQKFADKARENPDTYRQIFILLGEFWRSLVMIDETSLVGFNLPKRTVKLTPEQLASLVFLPSRKEGQEHSVADCTAMLKELLVFFKNDIKPIEAPEPEVVEDSSQSVPAVPIVAADTLEENILYLMDQLKDVAPGVMETQFDFGVIEPLPQAEGIVTQYSSRNVFIVSEEFEDQLKASYWLSFSPCEDDLEREQIPCDLNELAVSCLSGDINLTSDCKRLLHLSASPHSNRDRVATAPCFRTRRVEVEPSTGRPEKKIFATPLRGRGFTRAPITRSDLFRSRPPNTSRPPSLHVDDFLALETCGAQPTGPTGYNKLSRDIITIRGSGRGRGRSFSDRGRSGSGSGWGQGGGGGGGGSGWSGGHDGPSGSGGGKHFGSGGGGGGGHSHYREPSQNHFGAPHVRSRSGRGFSRYGGRPYSRPL